CCGCGCCTGGATGGCGCCGATGTGCCAGTACTCGGCGGAGGTGTTCGGGCCGAACGCCGGCGTCGCGAACGACTGGCACTTCGCGCACTATGCCGCGCGTGCCGCCGGCGGTACGGGCCTGATCCTGATCGAGGCCACGGCCATCAGCCCCGAGGGCCGGATCAGCCCCGCCGACCTCGGCATCTGGAACGACACCCAGGTCGAGGCGTTCCGGCGGATCACCTCCTTCCTCAAGGGACAGGGCACCACCCCGGGCATCCAGCTGGCCCACGCCGGCCGCAAGGCGTCGACGGACCGCCCCTGGAAGGGCGGCGCGCCGGTGGGGGCCGAGGAGCACGGCTGGCAGCCGCTCGGCCCCAGCCCGCTCCCCTTCGACGAGGGACACCCCGTCCCCACCGAGCTGACAGTCGCTCAGATCCGGGAGATCACGGGTCAGTTCGCCGACGCCGCCCGCCGCGCCCTGGACGCCGGGTTCGACATCGCGGAGATCCACGGCGCGCACGGCTATCTGATCGGCGAATTCCTCTCCCCGCACAGCAATCACCGCGACGACGAGTACGGCGGCTCGTTCGAGAACCGCGCCCGCTTCGCTCTCGAGGTCGTCGACGCGGTGCGGGCCGTATGGCCCCAGGAGCTGCCGCTGTTCTTCCGTATCTCCGCCACCGACTGGCTGGAGGAGGCCGGCTGGACGGCGGACGACACGGTGCGCTTCGCCGCGCTGCTCAAGGAGCACGGCGTCGACCTGCTCGACGTCTCGGCCGGCGGCAACGCCGCGCGGGTCCGGATCCCGACCGGACCGGGCTACCAGGTGCCGTTCGCCGCGCGGGTCAAGGCGGAGACCGGCCTCCCGGTCGCCGCGGTCGGCATGATCACCGAGGCGGAGCAGGCCGAGAAGATCCTGTCGAACGGCGAGGCGGACGCGGTGCTGCTCGGCCGCGAGCTGCTGCGCAACCCGTTCTGGGCCCGGCACGCCGCCCGTGAGCTCGGCGGCGAGATCCATGTCCCGCAGCAGTACCACCGCTCCCTCTGATCCGTTCAGTCCGTCCGATCCGTCCGAGCAACGGCCCGGCACGACTCGCCCCGGCCGCACCGATGAGTTCTCGCCTCCTGGCCGGTCTACTGAGTACGTCCCCACGCAGGAGGCCACTCGTGCTGCTTCGGAACACCCTTTTCAACCGGGCTGACCTGCGCGAAGACCCGACCCACAGGCCACTGTCAGTGGTCGGGTGCAGACTGGCCCATATCCAGACAACGGCGTCCTGGAGGTGTCGGCGATGGCCGATGTACTACTGACCGTAGGTACTCGCAAAGGGCTCTTCATCGGCCGCAGGCGCGGCGGCGCGTGGGAGTTCGACGGCCCGCACTTCAATGCGCAGGCCGTCTACTCGATCGGGATCGATACGCGCAGGTCGGTGCCCCGCCTCCTGGTCGGCGGCGACAGCGCGCACTGGGGCCCCTCGGTGTTCCACTCCGACGACCTGGGCGGGACCTGGGCCGAGCCGGCGAAGCCGGCGGTGAAGTTCCCCAAGGACACGGGGACGTCCCTGGAGCGGGTCTGGCAGTTGCATCCGGCCGGTCCCGCCGCCCCGGACGTGGTGTACGCGGGCACGGAGCCGGCGGCGCTGTTCCGCTCGGAGGACGGCGGCGAGACCTTCGAGCTCGTACGGCCCCTGTGGGAGCATCCGACCCGCTCGAAGTGGGTCCCGGGTGGCGGTGGCGAAGCCGTGCACACGGTGGTGACCGACCGCCGTGACCCGGAGGCCGTGACGGTCGCGGTGTCGACGGCCGGGGTGTTCCGCTCGCGGGACGGCGGAGCGAGCTGGGCGCCGTCCAACCAGGGGGTCTCCGCGGTCTTCCTGCCGGACCCCAACCCGGAGTTCGGGCAGTGCGTCCACAAGATCGCACAGGACGCGGGCGATCTGGACCGGCTGTATCTGCAGAACCACTGGGGTGTGTACCGCAGCGACGACGCGGGCGCCAAGTGGACCGACATCGGCGCGGGTCTGCCGTCCGACTTCGGCTTCGCGGTGGCTGCGCACCCGCACCGCCCCGACACCGCCTATGTCTTCCCGATCACGGCGGACGGGGACCGCGTCCCGGCCGGGCGTCGCTGTCGCGTCTACCGTACGAGCGACGCGGGCGGCAGCTGGGAGGCACTGTCGGCCGGACTCCCCGAGGGGGATCACTTCGGGACGGTGCTGCGGGACGCCCTGTGCACGGACGACGCGGATCCGGCCGGTGTCTACTTCGGCAATCGCAACGGCGAGTTGTACGCGAGCGCGGACGACGGGGACAGCTGGCAGCTGCTCGCCTCCCATCTGCCGGATGTGCTCTGTGTGCGGGCAGCGGCCATGGGTTGAGAGGGGTGGTCGCTGCACCAGTAGAGTGACGCTCCGTGGCAGCACGACCGTTGAAAGAAATCGTCGAGCCCGGGTGGGCCGATGCGCTCGCCCCCGTGGCCGAACGCGTCGCCGCGATGGGCGACTTCCTGCGCGCCGAGATCGCCGCCGGGCGCACCTATCTGCCGGCCGGACCGAATGTGCTGCGCGCGTTCCAGCAGCCGTTCGACGAGGTGCGTGTCCTGATCGTCGGTCAGGATCCGTATCCCACGCCGGGGCATGCCGTGGGGCTGAGCTTCTCGGTGGCGCCCGACGTGCGGCCGGTGCCCGGCAGCCTGGACAACATCTTCCGGGAGATGCACGCGGACCTGGGGCACCCCCGTCCTTCCAACGGGGATCTCACGCCGTGGACCGGACAGGGGGTGCTGCTGCTCAACAGGGCGCTCACCACCGCGCCCCGAAAACCCGCCGCGCACCGCGGCAAGGGCTGGGAGGAGGTGACCGAGCAGGCCATCCGGGCTCTCGCCGCGCGCGGCAAGCCCCTGGTGTCCGTGCTGTGGGGGCGTGATGCCCGCAATCTGCGGCCGCTGCTCGGCGATCTTCCGGCGATCGAGTCCTCGCATCCCTCCCCCATGTCCGCGGACCGCGGGTTCTTCGGCTCGCGCCCGTTCAGCCGGACCAATGAGCTGCTGGAGCGCCAGGGGGCGCAGCCGGTGGAGTGGCGACTTCCGTGAGCATGCGCCGGGTTCTGGGGGTGGACTCCGGCGGTTCGGGCCTGCGGGCCGCGCTCGCGGAGGCCGGGAACCCGGGAAAGGCCGACACCGAGGTGTCGCGCGAGCCGGTACGCACCGGTGCCGCGGGCATCGAAGCCGGGCACTTGCTGGACCAGCTGCTACCGATGGTGCGCACCCTCCTCGACCGGGCCGGAGGCGGCACCGTGTCCGCGGTCGCGATCGGCGCCGCCGGAATGGCGACGCTGGGCGGCGAGCTGCGCGCCGAACTCCCCGCCGCGCTCGCGAGTTCGCTGGGCGTACGGCGCCTGGCGCTCGCCGCCGACGCGGTCACCGCATACGCCGGGGCGCTCGGCCAACAGCCCGGAGCCGTCGTCGCGGCGGGCACCGGCATGATCGCGCTGGGCACCGATCTGACCGACTGGCACCGGGCGGACGGCTGGGGTCATCTGCTGGGCGACTGCGGCGGCGGTGCCTGGATCGGCCGGGCCGGTCTCGAGGCCGCGCTGCGCGCCCACGACGGGCGCAGGGGCGGCTCGGCCGCGCTGCTGGCGCGGATGGAGTCGGTGTTCGGTCCCGCGCCGGAGCTGCCGGGACTGCTCTATCCCCGCGCCGACCGGCCCGCAGTACTGGCCTCGTTCGCCCCGGAAGTCGCCCGCTGCGCGGCGGACGGCGACGAGGTGGCCGCGGACGTCCTCGCCCGTGCCGCGGGGCACATCGCGGAGGCGGCCGCGGCCGTGTGCCCGCCGGCCGACGAGATGCCCGAGGGCTGCGAAGTCGCCCTGACCGGAGGGCTGTTCAAGCTGGGCGACCCTCTTCTCGTACCGCTGAGGGCGGAGCTCGCCGGACAACTGCCGTACGCACGGCCGGTGTCGGCGGCCGGCGATCCGCTCGCCGGGGCACTGCTTCTCGCTGCCGCGCTCGCCACCGATACGCTGCGGCTGCCACGCCATCCGGCACTGCTGTACGTACCGACAGAGCAGGACAGGTAAGGCGTACGATATGCATCGGATAAATATGGACAGATGACGCTTGAAGGCCCCCTCCCCGAACAGTCGCGCCCTCAAAACCAGTAGCATGCGGCGCCATGAGCACCCCCACTGGGCCGGCATCCGGCCTGCCTGTACGAATGCCGCGACCCCGCCAGTCCGGGCGGCACCGCCGCCCGGAACCCGTGGCGGCTCCTGAGGGCGCGCCCGCGCTCGTGCTCGCCGTGCCGGGCGCTCCCGCGCCGGCCACGCGCAGCCTGGCCGAAGAGGTCATAAGCATCGCTCGTTCCGAGCTGCCCGGCCTCGAGGTCGCCATCGGCTACCTCGACGGCGACGACACCGAGTACCCCACGCTCGAGCGTGTCCTCGCGCACACCGCCGCCAAGCGTGTCGAGCGGTACGAGATCGCCAAGGCCGCCGGCCGTGAAGTGGCCGCGCCCGAGGGCCCCGCCGCCGTCGTGGTGCCGCTCCTCGCGGGACCGGACAACGCCCTGATGCGCCGCATCCGTCAGGCCGTCATGGACAGCCGCGCCAGCGCCGAGCTGACCGACGTCCTCGGCCCGCACCCGCTGCTCGCCGAGGCCCTGCACGTCAGGCTCTCGGAGGCCGGTCTGGCGCGCGCCGACCGCGCCCGGCTGTTCACCGTGGCCACGGCCGCCGACGGCATCATCCTGGCCACGGTCGGCGGCGATGAGGCCGTCCAGGCCGCCGGGATCACCGGAATGCTGCTGGCCGCGCGGCTCGCGGTGCCGGTGATGGCCGCCGCGCTCGACCAGGAGGGCGCGATCGGCGCGATCGCCGACCAGCTGCGCGGCTCCGGCTCGGTGAACCTCGCCCTGGCCCCGTACCTCGTGGGCCCCGAGCTGCCCGAGGGTCTGCTCGACGCCGCCGCGAAGGAGGCGGGCTGCGCCGCCGCCGAGCCGCTCGGCCCCTACCCGGCGATCGGCAAGCTCGTGCTGTCGCAGTACACGACCGCGCTGGGCATCGCCCCGCAGCCGCAGGGGTCGCCGTCTCTCTGACGGCTCTGCCACAAGTACGCAGAAGGGCCCGCACCGGTCGAACGGTCGACCAGGTGCGGGCCCTTGCGCGTGCCACCGGGCGGACAGGGAATTCCTAGGCGAAGACCACGCAGGAGGCTGCGGGAACATCGATGGAGCCCGCCCTGCGCGGCACGCCCGTCTCCTGGTCGATGTCGAACCAGGTGACGTCCCCGGAGCGCTCATTGGCCGCGTACAGCCTGCGCCCCGACGGGTCCAGGGCCAGATCGCGCGGCCAGTGGCCGCCGCACGGCACCGTGGTGACCAGCTCCGCCCGCTCGCGTGTCTCGTCGAGCGCGATGACGGCGATGCTGTCGTGGCCGCGGTTGGCGGCCCACAGGTGGCGGCCGTCGTGCGAGACGACCACCTCGGACGGGTAGCTCGGCCCGGCCGCTCCCTCCGGCAGTACCGGCGTCTCGGCGACCGGCTCCAGGACGCCCGTGTCGGCGTCCCAGCGGCAGACGGTCAGGGTCGGCTCGAGCTCGTTCAGCACATAGGCGTGGCTGCCCGCCGGGTGGAAGGCGAGGTGGCGCGGCCCTGTCCCGGGGCGCAGCGCGGTCTCGCGGTGCTGTGTCAGCTCGCCCGTCGCGGGATGCAGCGCGCAGATCCGTACGGAATCGGTGCCGAGGTCGACGCTGAGCACCCAGTGTCCGGTCGGATCGGGCAGTACCTGATGCGCGTGCGGTCCGCGCTGGCGGTCCGGATGGGGTCCGGCACCTTCGTGCTGCAGTACGCCGCTGGCCTCGCCCGGCTCGCCGTCGGCCCCGACGGGGAGCACGCTGACGCTGCCGGAGCCGTAGTTGGCGGTGACCAGATGGCCCGAGGCGAGCGCGAGATGCGTGGGTCCCGCGCCGCACACCGGCACGCGCGCGCCGATCGGCCGCGGTGATGCGCCGGCCACGTCGAACGCCGCCACCGCGCCTTCGGCCGTCTCCGAGACGGTGTAGAGGACCGTGCCGCCGGACGCGACAGCAAGGGCCAGATACGACGGGTCGGCGACGGCGTCGCTCACCCCTGTCTCGGTCAGCGCACCGGTCTCCCCGTCCACGGCGGCCGCGATTATCCCGCGGCCGCCTGCCGAGGTGAACGACCCGATGAATGCCCGCCCTGCGCCCTTGTCGCCCATAGCGTGTCCCCTCTCCGCCCACTGATCGCTTGGTGCCCGGCCGACGGTAGCAGGCGGTCTAGACCAACTCCGGTCACACGCACCCTTCGCCCCGGGCGCGTGCCATCGCCTCGGGGTGGTGGACATAGGCGGGGCGCCACTGGGTCGGGTCGTACGTCCGGTGGAAGACGGGTGTCGCGGAGCCCGATATCGGCGGCACGATCCACGACCAGTCGGCGCCCACACCTCGGCCCCGGCTCTGCTCGCGGTCCATGTGTGTGAGGAAGCGGCGCGACTCGGTGTGGTGGTCGCTGACGGTGACTCCGGCGCGGTCGAAGGAGTGCAGTACGGCGCGGTTCAGCTCGACCAGCGCCCGGTCCTTCCAGAGCGAGCGGTCGCTGGAGGTGTCCAGGCCCAACTTCTCGGCGATACGCGGCAGCAGGTTGTAGCGGTCGGTGTCGGCGAGGTTGCGGGCGCCGATCTCGGTACCCATGTACCAGCCGTTGAAGGGGGCCGCGGGGTAGCAGATCCCGCCGATCTCCAGGCACATGTTCGCGATCGCGGGTACGGCGTGCCAGCGCAGGCCGAGACCCCCGTACCAGCTCTGCTCGGGGTGGTGCAGCTCCACTTCGAGTACGGCGTCGCGCGGCAGCTCGAACAAGCGCGGTTTGCGGTCCCCGTCCTCGATCACCAGGGGCAGCAGGTCGAAGTGCGTGCCGGGGCCGCCGGGCCAGCCGAGTTGGAAGGCGCGTTCGGTGATCCCCGCGTTGCGCGGGTCGCCGACGGCGGACCCGTGGTCGGCGGCGTAGCCCGCGTACCGTACGAGCTGCTCGTTCCAGATCCGCGGTCCTGGACGGTCGGGTGCGTCGGGGGCGAAGACGGTGATCAGGGGGCGGATCCGGCCGCCGTTGGTGGCCTCCCTCAGGTGCTGTGCCGCCTCGCGCGCCACGCCGTCGGCGTCGTCGACGTGTCTGCGGTCGCGTATCTGCAGGGAGCGCCAGTAGAGCCGGCCGATGCACCGGTTGCTGTTGCGCCAGGCGACGCGTGCGCCGTAAACGAGTTCGGCGGCGGTGTGGCGGTAGGTGCCGGTCGCCTCGATCTCCGCGTGTACGGCGGCGATCCGGGCGGCCAAGTCGCCGCTCGCCTCCTCCTCCCGGTGATGGAGCCGGAGGAACTCCTCCGCCTCCTCGACCAGTTCACGGCGGGACGCCGGCGGGCCCGCGACCGGCTGCTCGGCGTGGCCCACCGGGCAGCGGGCGTCGGGCGCCTGAGCGTCCGCCCACTCGTGTGCTTCCACCCGTGTGCCGGTCCGGCGCAGGGCTCTGAGCAAAAACTTCCGCATGGTGTGCACCCCCGGGGTCCCGTCCTGGAGGGGACGTATGTGGATGCCGCTGTGGTTACCCCTTGAACAGGCTGATCTACCCTGTGTGTGCCAGGTGAAATTGCCTCATTTCCTGGCCATGTGTCGATGCGCCAGGTCAGGCGGGCACGAGGGGGGCGCGCGGGGAGGTACACAGGGGCGCGGCAAGGTCCTCGAGCGCCCTCTCCAGCCCGTGCAGATGCGTGAGGGCGGCCTCGGCCCCTGGATGATGCCGCGGGGCCGGTACGGAGACGATGTGGGCCTTCGCCTGCCCGGTGACGGGCGGCACCAGCGCATGCACAGCCGCTTCGACCCGGGCGCAGGCGGCGGCCAGCCGCGCGTCGTGGGAAGCGTCCGGGTCGGCGGCGACGGTGGCGAGGCCGCGCACCGCACGCGCGCAGTCGTCGAGCAGCCCGATCACCTGGCGGGCGCGCGCCTTGCGGGCCCGCAGCGGGCTGAGCGGGTGGACGAGCGGGGCGAGGGAGTGGCGTACCCGGCCGAGCAGCAGCTCCAGCTCGGCGGCGAGCGGCGCCGGATCGGCCTGCTCGTCGCCCGCCAGCCGGCGCGCGGCCGTGGTGGTGCAGCCGTGCACGCAGTGCAGCGCGCGGCGGATCCAGGCGTCGGTCGCGCCATGGGTGCTGACGGGCAGGATCAGCGCGACGCCGAGGGCGGCGCCGAGCGCGCCGACCGCCGTCTCCTGGAAGCGGAGGAGCAGCAGACCGGGGTGCAGGACCCCGAGGAGCCCGTACAGCAGACCGGCCATGACGGTGACGAAGAACATCATCCAGCTGTACGAGGGCGCGGCCGTGTAGAAGATGCCGAAGACGCAGACGGCGACCAGGGCCGCGGTGGGGGCGGGCGCGCCGGCGATGGGGATCGCGATCAGCAGCCCGGCGGCGATGCCCGTGACCGTACCGACGACCCGGCGGAAACCGCGGACCAGGGTCTCGCCGCGCGATGCCGTGTTGACGAAGATCCACCAGGCGGTCCCGACGGCCCAGTACCAGCGGTCGGGGGAGATCAGCAGTCCGGCGGCGATCGCGACGCCACAGGCCACGGTCGCCTGGAACGCCTGGCGAGTGGTGGGGCGGGCGAGTCCGCGGCCGGGGAGCGGGGCCGGCGCGGCGGGCGGGGGCATACGCCGCTCGATGCACCACAGGCCGAAGCGGACGGCCGATGTCGCGGCCAGCGCGAGTGCCACCGCGCCGTACAGCTCAGGCAGCTGGGCCGGGACCGCGTGCAGGAACTGGGTGACGAAGAACATCATGAACGCGAAGATCCCCAGCGCATGTCCGCGCGGGCCCCAGCGCCTGGCGTAGACACCGCAGAAGACCACGGCGAGCCAGGCAGCGGCGCGAAGCGGCGGGAGCCCGTGCAGGGTGGTCGCGAGGGCGAGTACGGGGAAGCCCGCGGCGGGCAGCAGGGCGGTGGTGACGGCCTGGCGGCGCACGGTCGGGTCCCCGACGGTGAACAGCGCGAGGAGCGCGGCGAGTCCTCCGGTGATCGAGGCGACGAGGGAGAGCCCGGCCAGCTCGGCCGCGGCCACCGCGAGACTGACGCCGAGCACGGCGCGCGCGGAGACACGCAGCCGCAGACGCCCCGGATCGGGGGCGACGAACATCCTCTTCACGCCGGTCACGCTCTTCACGACGGCCGTCCCGCCCCCTTGCTGTTCAGCACCCTCTGCAGACATGGCAAAGGCGCCGCGGGTCCGGTCGGGCTCCGTCGCCGTTCCGGCGCTGCGCAGCGCCCTCTCTGTGCAGAGGAAAGCATCACAAGGCACATTGGCTCAAATCGATCACGATAGGCTGAGCCATTGGCACAGCCAAAGACACAACGCCTGCACCAGAGGGAGGCCAACGGACCATGACAGTGGACGCACTGGACACCCGGATCCTGCGGCTGCTGATCGAGCAGCCGCGCACCAGCGTGCGCGAGTACGCCCGGATCCTCGGCATCGCCCGCGGCACCCTGCAGGCCAGGATCGACCGCCTGGAGCGGGACGGCGTGATCACCGGCACCGGTCCGTACCTCTCCCTCGCCGCCCTCGGTCATCCGGTGCTCGCCTTCGTCCATATCGAGGTCACCCAGGGACATCTGGACGAGGTCGGAGACGCGCTCGCCGCGCTGCCCGAGATCATCGAGGCGTTCTCGATCACCGGCGGCGGAGATCTGCTGACCCGGGTCGCCGCGCGGGACAACGGACATCTCGAGGACGTCATCCAGCGGCTGATCCAGCTGCCCGGTGTGGTGCGTACGCGTACCGAGATGGCCTTGCGCGAGCGGGTGCCGCACCGGCTGCTGCCGCTGGTCGAGTCGGTGGGCAGGGCCGCCGGTACCTCACGGTGAACCCCGTCTTGGCATGCTGGAGCGCATGAGCACTCCGGGTACCCCTTCGGTCATCTTCGATCTCGACGGCACGCTCGTGGACAGCGAGCCGAACTACTACGAGGCGGGGCGCCGCCTCCTGGCCGAGCACGGCGTGGCGGACTTCAGCTGGGAGCACCACACGCGGTTCATCGGCATCGGGACGCGGGAGACGCTGGAGGTGCTGCGCGAGGAGTACGGGATCGAGGCGCCGGTCGACGAGCTGCTCGCCGGGAAGAACCGGCACTATCTGGAGCTGGCGCGCGCTTCGACGGACGTGTTCCCCGAGATGCGGAAGTTCGTGGAGCGGCTGCACACGGCCGGGGTGCCGATGGCGGTGGCCTCCGGCTCCTCCCGCGCCGCCATTGAGGCCGTGCTCGCCGGCACCGGACTCGACGCGTTCATCCCCACGATCGTCTCCGCCGAGGAGGTCGCGCAGGGCAAGCCGGAGCCCGACGTGTTCGTGGAGGCCGCGCGCCGTCTGGGTGCCTCGCCCGCCGACTGTGTGGTGCTGGAGGACGCGCCTCCGGGAGCGGCGGCGGCGCACGCGGCCGGCATGCGCTGCGTCGCCGTTCCGTATGTGCCCGGGACGGCCGGCGACCCGGCGTTCCTGGCGGCGGGGCTGCTGTTCGCGGGCGGGCAGAGCGAGTTCACGGCGCAGGCCGCGTACGACTGGCTCGTTGTGGCTGAGCCTTCCTCCTGATCGCTCGACATTGGTGGGGCAGGGCCCTGTCGAGAGGGGGTCGGTCACGAGATATCTTGATGTCGAGCAATGTTGCAGACGTGGAGCGGAGCACCCGGTGACTGACTCGACCATCATCTATACGCACACCGACGAGGCCCCGGCCCTGGCGACGTATTCGTTCTTGCCTGTGGTCAAGGCGTACGCCTCGACGGCCGGGGTCACTGTGGAAAGCCGTGACATCTCCCTGGCGGGGCGGATCATCTCCAGCTTCCCGGAGCGCCTCGAGGAGAGCCGGCGCGTCGACGACGCGCTCGCCGAGCTCGGTGAGCTGGCCAAGACCCCCGGTGCGAACATCATCAAGCTGCCGAACATCTCGGCTTCGATTCCGCAGCTGAAGGCGGCGATCGCCGAGCTGCAGGAGCAGGGCTACGCACTGCCCGACTACCCGGACGACCCGAAGACCGACGAGGACAAGGACGTCCGCGCGCGGTACGACAAGGTCAAGGGCAGCGCCGTCAACCCCGTGCTGCGCGAGGGCAACTCCGACCGCCGCGCCCCGGCGTCGGTCAAGAACTACGCCAAGGCGCACCCGCACCGGATGGGCGCGTGGACGGCCGACTCGAAGACGAACGTCGCGACCATGGGCGCCGACGACTTCCGCTCCACCGAGAAGTCCGCGGTCATCGCCGAGGACGGCTCGCTTCGCATCGAGCTGGCGGGGGACGACGGCAGCACCACCGTGCTGCGTGAGTCGGTGCCCGTACTGGCGGGCGAGGTCGTGGACGCGTCCGTGATGCGCGTGGCGGCGCTGCGCGAGTTCTTCACGGCGCAGATCGCCCGCGCCAAGGCCGAGGGCGTGCTGTTCTCGGTGCACCTGAAGGCCACGATGATGAAGGTCTCCGACCCGATCATCTTCGGCCACGTGGTACGCGCCTTCTTCCCGAAGACGTTCGCCGAGTACGGCGAGACGCTCGCCGCGGCCGGCCTGACCCCGAACGACGGTCTCGGCGGCATCCTCAAGGGCCTGGAGTCGCTGCCCGAGGGCGTGAAGATCAAGGCCTCCTTCGAGGCCGAGCTCGCCGAGGGGCCCGAGCTGGCGATGGTCGACTCCGACCGCGGCATCACCAACCTGCACGTACCGAGCGATGTCATCGTCGACGCCTCCATGCCGGCCATGATCCGCACCTCCGGTCACATGTGGGGCCCCGCCGGCGAGGAGGCCGACACCCTCGCGGTGCTCCCGGACAGCAGCTACTCCGGCGTCTACCAGGTCGTCATCGACGACTGCCGCGCCAACGGCGCCTTCGACCCCTCCACGATGGGCTCGGTCCCGAACGTCGGTCTGATGGCGCAGAAGGCCGAGGAGTACGGCAGCCACGACAAGACCTTCGAGATCCCCGTCACGGGCACGGTCCGCGTCGTCGACAGCAACGGAAACGCCGTCCTCGAGCAGGTGGTCGGCGCCGGTGACATCTTCCGCATGTGCCAGGCCAAGGACGCGCCGATCCGGGACTGGGTCAAGCTCGCCGTCACGCGCGCCCGAGCGACCGGCGTGCCGGCCGTGTTCTGGCTCGACGAAGGCCGCGCCCACGACGCGCAGCTGATCGCCAAGGTCAGGACGTACCTCGCGGACCACGACACCGATGGCCTGCAGATCGAGATCATGCCGCCGGTCGAGGCGACCGCGTTCTCCCTGGAGCGCATCCGCCGCGGCGAGGACACGATCTCCGTCACCGGCAACGTCCTGCGTGACTACCTGACCGACCTGTTCCCGATCCTGGAGCTCGGCACGAGCGCCAAGATGCTCTCGGTCGTCCCGCTCATGAACGGCGGCGGGCTCTTCGAGACCGGCGCCGGTGGCTCCGCCCCGAAGCACGTCCAGCAGCTGGTCAAGGAGAACTACCTGCGCTGGGACAGCCTGGGCGAGTTCTTCGCGCTCGCGGCCAGCTTCGAGCACCTGGCGCAGACCACGGGCAACGCGCGCGCCCAGGTGCTCGCCGACACCCTCGACCGCGCGACCGCGACCTTCCTGAACGAGGACAAGTCGCCGACCCGCCGCGTCGGCGGCATCGACAACCGCGGCAGCCACTTCTACCTGGCGCTCTACTGGGCGCAGGAGCTGGCGAAGCAGACCGACGACGTGCAGCTCGCCGAGGCGTTCGCCGCGCTCGCCAAGACACTGACCGAGCAGGAGCGGACCATCGTCGACGAGCTGCTCGCGGTGCAGGGCTCGCCGGCCGACATCGGCGGCTACTACCTGCCCGACGCGTTCAAGGCCGCGGCAGTCATGCGTCCTTCGGCGGCGTTCACGCAGGCGCTGGCGATCCTCGGCTGACGTCCGCACCTCGTTCCGCCCCGGTTGGCACTGCGTCCGGCCGGGGCGGTTCTGTGTTCCCCGGCAAGATCCAAAAGACACTCACCAGGGCGTGCCAGGGCACGCGAGCCCGGCACGATCGGCCGGACAGGACCTATGCGCCCACCGCCTCGCGAGCGCCACCGCGTTCCGGGCCCGCGCCGGCTTGCCTCGATGACGTCCAGAGCACGTGCGCGTACACCTGATGGCCGGAGCCTCAAGTCGGCCTACCGTAAGCAGTGTTGCTCATCAGCGCGATGACACCTCCCGTGACGG
The Streptomyces lunaelactis genome window above contains:
- a CDS encoding FUSC family protein; the encoded protein is MFVAPDPGRLRLRVSARAVLGVSLAVAAAELAGLSLVASITGGLAALLALFTVGDPTVRRQAVTTALLPAAGFPVLALATTLHGLPPLRAAAWLAVVFCGVYARRWGPRGHALGIFAFMMFFVTQFLHAVPAQLPELYGAVALALAATSAVRFGLWCIERRMPPPAAPAPLPGRGLARPTTRQAFQATVACGVAIAAGLLISPDRWYWAVGTAWWIFVNTASRGETLVRGFRRVVGTVTGIAAGLLIAIPIAGAPAPTAALVAVCVFGIFYTAAPSYSWMMFFVTVMAGLLYGLLGVLHPGLLLLRFQETAVGALGAALGVALILPVSTHGATDAWIRRALHCVHGCTTTAARRLAGDEQADPAPLAAELELLLGRVRHSLAPLVHPLSPLRARKARARQVIGLLDDCARAVRGLATVAADPDASHDARLAAACARVEAAVHALVPPVTGQAKAHIVSVPAPRHHPGAEAALTHLHGLERALEDLAAPLCTSPRAPLVPA
- a CDS encoding Lrp/AsnC family transcriptional regulator, with product MTVDALDTRILRLLIEQPRTSVREYARILGIARGTLQARIDRLERDGVITGTGPYLSLAALGHPVLAFVHIEVTQGHLDEVGDALAALPEIIEAFSITGGGDLLTRVAARDNGHLEDVIQRLIQLPGVVRTRTEMALRERVPHRLLPLVESVGRAAGTSR
- a CDS encoding HAD family hydrolase, with product MSTPGTPSVIFDLDGTLVDSEPNYYEAGRRLLAEHGVADFSWEHHTRFIGIGTRETLEVLREEYGIEAPVDELLAGKNRHYLELARASTDVFPEMRKFVERLHTAGVPMAVASGSSRAAIEAVLAGTGLDAFIPTIVSAEEVAQGKPEPDVFVEAARRLGASPADCVVLEDAPPGAAAAHAAGMRCVAVPYVPGTAGDPAFLAAGLLFAGGQSEFTAQAAYDWLVVAEPSS
- a CDS encoding NADP-dependent isocitrate dehydrogenase — translated: MTDSTIIYTHTDEAPALATYSFLPVVKAYASTAGVTVESRDISLAGRIISSFPERLEESRRVDDALAELGELAKTPGANIIKLPNISASIPQLKAAIAELQEQGYALPDYPDDPKTDEDKDVRARYDKVKGSAVNPVLREGNSDRRAPASVKNYAKAHPHRMGAWTADSKTNVATMGADDFRSTEKSAVIAEDGSLRIELAGDDGSTTVLRESVPVLAGEVVDASVMRVAALREFFTAQIARAKAEGVLFSVHLKATMMKVSDPIIFGHVVRAFFPKTFAEYGETLAAAGLTPNDGLGGILKGLESLPEGVKIKASFEAELAEGPELAMVDSDRGITNLHVPSDVIVDASMPAMIRTSGHMWGPAGEEADTLAVLPDSSYSGVYQVVIDDCRANGAFDPSTMGSVPNVGLMAQKAEEYGSHDKTFEIPVTGTVRVVDSNGNAVLEQVVGAGDIFRMCQAKDAPIRDWVKLAVTRARATGVPAVFWLDEGRAHDAQLIAKVRTYLADHDTDGLQIEIMPPVEATAFSLERIRRGEDTISVTGNVLRDYLTDLFPILELGTSAKMLSVVPLMNGGGLFETGAGGSAPKHVQQLVKENYLRWDSLGEFFALAASFEHLAQTTGNARAQVLADTLDRATATFLNEDKSPTRRVGGIDNRGSHFYLALYWAQELAKQTDDVQLAEAFAALAKTLTEQERTIVDELLAVQGSPADIGGYYLPDAFKAAAVMRPSAAFTQALAILG